One Halorientalis litorea DNA segment encodes these proteins:
- a CDS encoding spermidine synthase produces MGATDTGWQLDKPELAVFVSGVASMGLEILAGRMVAPQFGSSIYTWGSIIGVFLAALSLGYWRGGKQAAERATNSKLVVLLLATAAYVALLIVGGDLMLRGTSGFPLPPRFASLPAIVLLFGPPTYLLGFISPYAAELMPKDGTGEASGHVYAVGTIGSIVGAFGTTFLLIPTLSVDIIGLVFGLLLVGTSLVVLFPELPGRPTVGAVAVALLLIGSIAVPSVGYSVTGEVVHETQTPYQELRVSDLGGTRTLYLDGQRHSAMDLDQPTRHVFEYTRYFHLPLLMTDGGSWDDTNESHAGSVDRVLFVGGGGFTGPRRFLAEYENVTVDVVEIDPEVIDVSREYFGVEDHPRLNVHNGDGRQFLRETNHTYDLVVMDAYKKDKVPFHLTTVEFMELARDRLDEDGILFANVISAPSGSASQFYRSEYRTMEEVFPQVYSFPTAGANVVQNIEVVATKDDERLTREELLARNDRRSIGIDLSSEIRTLDSDVATGDVPILRDDDAPVDALLEPMAGQQYVVTRATVNATGAAG; encoded by the coding sequence ATGGGAGCCACGGACACTGGCTGGCAACTCGACAAGCCGGAACTCGCCGTGTTCGTCTCCGGCGTCGCCAGTATGGGACTGGAGATTCTCGCCGGTCGAATGGTCGCGCCCCAGTTCGGGAGCAGCATCTACACGTGGGGGTCGATTATCGGCGTGTTCCTCGCGGCACTGAGCCTCGGCTACTGGCGGGGCGGGAAGCAGGCCGCAGAGCGCGCGACGAACTCGAAACTGGTCGTCCTGCTCTTGGCGACGGCGGCGTACGTCGCCTTGCTCATCGTCGGGGGCGACCTGATGCTCCGGGGTACCTCGGGGTTCCCGCTCCCGCCGCGGTTCGCGTCGCTCCCCGCCATCGTCCTGCTGTTCGGCCCGCCGACCTACCTGCTCGGGTTCATCAGTCCCTACGCCGCCGAACTCATGCCCAAGGACGGGACTGGTGAGGCGTCGGGCCACGTCTACGCCGTCGGCACCATCGGGAGTATCGTCGGCGCGTTCGGCACGACGTTCCTGCTCATCCCGACGCTCTCGGTCGATATCATCGGCCTCGTGTTCGGACTGCTGTTGGTCGGCACGTCGCTGGTCGTGTTGTTCCCGGAGCTGCCGGGCCGCCCGACTGTCGGGGCCGTCGCCGTCGCACTCCTCTTAATCGGGTCGATTGCAGTGCCGTCGGTCGGGTACTCCGTGACCGGCGAAGTCGTCCACGAGACACAGACCCCGTATCAGGAACTGCGCGTCTCCGACCTCGGCGGGACTCGGACGCTGTACCTCGACGGGCAACGCCACAGCGCGATGGATTTGGACCAGCCGACCCGCCACGTCTTCGAGTACACGCGGTACTTCCATCTCCCCTTGCTGATGACTGACGGCGGGTCGTGGGACGACACCAACGAATCACACGCCGGGTCGGTCGACCGCGTGTTGTTCGTCGGTGGCGGCGGGTTCACCGGCCCGCGCCGCTTCCTCGCGGAGTACGAGAACGTGACCGTCGACGTGGTGGAGATAGACCCCGAGGTCATCGACGTGTCCCGGGAGTACTTCGGCGTCGAGGACCACCCGCGACTGAACGTCCACAACGGGGACGGACGGCAGTTCCTCCGGGAGACCAACCACACCTACGACCTCGTGGTGATGGACGCCTACAAGAAGGACAAGGTGCCGTTCCACCTCACGACGGTCGAGTTCATGGAGTTGGCGCGGGACCGCCTCGACGAGGACGGCATCCTGTTCGCTAACGTCATCTCGGCTCCGAGCGGGTCGGCCTCGCAGTTCTACCGCTCGGAGTACCGGACGATGGAGGAGGTGTTCCCGCAGGTGTACAGTTTCCCGACGGCGGGAGCGAACGTGGTCCAGAACATCGAAGTCGTGGCGACGAAAGACGACGAGCGACTCACCCGCGAGGAGTTGCTCGCGCGGAACGACCGCCGGTCCATCGGCATCGACCTCAGTTCGGAGATTCGAACCCTCGACTCCGACGTGGCGACCGGCGACGTGCCGATACTCAGAGACGACGACGCGCCGGTGGACGCGCTCTTGGAGCCGATGGCCGGACAGCAGTACGTCGTCACGCGGGCGACGGTGAACGCCACCGGTGCGGCCGGGTGA
- a CDS encoding NAD(P)-binding oxidoreductase, with protein sequence MNDSGATVLVAGASGGTGREVLRILDGRDPTVRALTRSAAMADRLRRLGADDVVVGDLLDGTGLSAAVEDASVVISAVGSSPRDILTAEEFVDGAGTIALLEAAVAHGVDAFVMESALGVGDDRASVLGRLFDTFIGPIQAAKGRAEAAIRDADIRHTILRPGVLTNGRRTDDVTAAPPGRQLWGTVSRADVARLLAAAPYTGAAAHRTLEVVATPSHRDAGLSIDWQLPRPTGTIAVEDGE encoded by the coding sequence ATGAACGACAGCGGCGCGACCGTACTGGTGGCTGGCGCGAGCGGCGGAACCGGACGCGAGGTCCTTCGGATACTGGACGGCCGCGACCCGACGGTCCGGGCACTGACGCGTTCGGCGGCGATGGCCGACCGTCTCCGCCGACTGGGAGCCGACGACGTGGTCGTCGGCGACTTACTCGACGGGACGGGGCTGTCCGCGGCCGTCGAGGACGCGAGCGTCGTCATCTCGGCAGTCGGGTCCAGTCCCCGCGATATCCTGACGGCCGAGGAGTTCGTCGACGGTGCCGGGACCATCGCGTTGCTGGAGGCCGCCGTCGCCCACGGGGTCGACGCGTTCGTCATGGAGTCGGCACTCGGGGTCGGCGACGACCGAGCGAGTGTCCTCGGTCGCCTCTTCGACACGTTCATCGGGCCGATACAGGCCGCCAAGGGCCGGGCGGAGGCGGCCATCCGGGACGCGGATATCCGCCACACCATTCTCCGCCCGGGCGTGCTGACCAACGGCCGCCGGACCGACGACGTGACCGCCGCCCCGCCGGGACGGCAACTGTGGGGGACAGTGTCCCGGGCCGACGTGGCGCGACTGCTCGCCGCGGCACCGTACACCGGGGCGGCCGCCCATCGCACGCTCGAAGTCGTCGCTACCCCGTCACACCGCGACGCGGGGCTGTCCATCGACTGGCAACTCCCCCGACCGACCGGGACGATAGCCGTCGAGGACGGCGAATGA
- a CDS encoding SGNH/GDSL hydrolase family protein, with translation MTAVVVLGDSVPFGHGTDAPAWPARLPDYAGLDGAVHRYGGMGSAFADLLDRAAVLDEHAREGTELVVLVHAGHNDAQLSGGEPRVTESAFREAAATLDRTLADHPAVTRHAFVGIVPLVPLDRPGAVPLSDAQPERSLSYDDVLAETVTDAVPIARDPDRWREWTADGVHPAGEGHAAIARAVAAWLTAE, from the coding sequence ATGACTGCGGTGGTGGTCCTCGGGGACAGCGTCCCCTTCGGCCACGGGACCGACGCACCCGCGTGGCCCGCCCGCCTCCCCGACTACGCCGGACTCGACGGGGCGGTCCACCGCTACGGGGGGATGGGTTCCGCGTTCGCCGACCTCCTCGACCGCGCCGCCGTCCTCGACGAACACGCCCGGGAGGGGACGGAACTGGTCGTCCTCGTCCACGCCGGGCACAACGACGCACAACTCAGTGGTGGCGAACCGCGTGTCACCGAGTCGGCCTTCCGCGAGGCAGCGGCGACGCTCGACCGGACGCTGGCCGACCACCCGGCAGTCACCCGGCACGCCTTCGTGGGCATCGTCCCGCTGGTGCCGCTGGACCGGCCCGGCGCGGTCCCGCTCTCGGACGCCCAACCGGAGCGGTCGCTCTCCTACGACGACGTACTGGCCGAGACGGTGACCGACGCCGTCCCGATAGCACGGGACCCCGACCGCTGGCGCGAGTGGACTGCCGACGGCGTCCACCCCGCGGGCGAGGGGCACGCCGCCATCGCGCGGGCGGTTGCGGCGTGGCTGACGGCCGAGTGA
- a CDS encoding acyl-CoA dehydrogenase family protein — MSFQLSSEHRAIQDAVREFGEDEIEPVAREHDENKEYPEEIRRKAAEYDFVAPNIPEEYGGAGMDLLSSVLVTEQLWRADPGIGSAVGSAGFGTDMIIEYGDEWMKEEYLPEIAAGNMASCSMISEPAHGSNVAGIETYAEKDGDEYVINGNKMWITNGTVADVGVCMTKTSPGEGHGGVTAFLVPMDSEGVETEKIDNKLGIRASDLAEVLLNDVRVPEDNVIGEVDKGFYQLMDFFASGRTSVAAQAVGAAQGALDAALDYAGEREQFGQKIGEFQAIEHKLAEMATNIEAARSLTYRAASTVEAGRDQTAAKFASMAKLFASEHAVDVADEAIQVHGGAGYVTDHPVERYYRDARITKIYEGTSEIQKNIIADRLQ, encoded by the coding sequence ATGTCGTTTCAGCTATCGAGCGAACACCGTGCCATTCAGGACGCCGTTCGGGAGTTCGGCGAGGACGAGATAGAGCCGGTCGCCCGCGAACACGACGAGAACAAGGAGTACCCGGAGGAGATACGGCGCAAAGCGGCCGAGTACGACTTCGTCGCGCCCAACATCCCCGAGGAGTACGGCGGGGCGGGGATGGACCTGTTGTCGTCGGTGCTGGTGACCGAGCAGTTGTGGCGGGCCGACCCGGGTATCGGGAGTGCCGTCGGGAGCGCGGGCTTCGGGACGGACATGATTATCGAGTACGGCGACGAGTGGATGAAAGAGGAGTATCTGCCGGAAATCGCGGCCGGAAACATGGCGTCGTGTTCGATGATCTCCGAGCCCGCACACGGGAGTAACGTCGCGGGCATCGAGACATACGCCGAGAAGGACGGTGACGAGTACGTCATCAACGGCAACAAGATGTGGATAACCAACGGGACAGTCGCCGACGTGGGCGTCTGTATGACCAAGACCTCCCCCGGCGAGGGCCACGGCGGCGTCACCGCGTTCCTCGTCCCGATGGACAGCGAGGGCGTCGAAACCGAGAAAATCGACAACAAACTCGGCATCCGCGCCTCGGACCTCGCGGAGGTCCTCCTGAACGACGTGCGAGTTCCGGAAGACAACGTCATCGGCGAGGTCGACAAGGGGTTCTATCAGCTGATGGACTTCTTCGCGTCGGGCCGGACCAGCGTCGCCGCACAGGCCGTCGGTGCCGCACAGGGCGCGCTGGACGCCGCGCTGGACTACGCCGGCGAGCGTGAACAGTTCGGGCAGAAGATAGGCGAGTTCCAGGCCATCGAACACAAACTCGCCGAGATGGCGACGAACATCGAGGCCGCCCGGTCGCTGACCTACCGCGCGGCGAGTACGGTCGAGGCCGGCCGCGACCAGACCGCCGCGAAGTTCGCCAGCATGGCCAAGCTGTTCGCCTCCGAACACGCCGTCGACGTGGCCGACGAGGCGATTCAGGTCCACGGCGGTGCGGGCTACGTCACCGACCACCCGGTCGAACGCTACTACCGCGACGCCCGCATCACGAAAATCTACGAGGGGACCAGCGAGATTCAGAAGAACATCATCGCCGACCGCCTCCAGTAG
- a CDS encoding class I SAM-dependent methyltransferase: MTTWDERFRAGEYPQNPDPAPLLVRYVRALGGGRALDVATGTGRNAVFLAGEGYRVDALDQSRAGLEIARENARDRGVADRVNWVQADVPTYCFPTDTYDLVTVSFYRAVDRFPDLKAALAPGGVLFVEHHLRTTDEMESGPSGDRYRFGANELLGACADLTVLHYEEGIERRADGRRGTVARIVARNSTGQSQSYPSVSRPSRE; the protein is encoded by the coding sequence ATGACGACGTGGGACGAGCGGTTCCGCGCGGGCGAGTATCCTCAGAACCCGGACCCGGCACCGCTGTTGGTGCGATACGTGCGCGCACTCGGCGGTGGTCGGGCACTGGACGTAGCGACCGGGACGGGCCGCAACGCCGTCTTCCTCGCCGGGGAGGGCTACCGAGTGGACGCGCTCGACCAGTCGCGCGCGGGGCTGGAAATCGCCCGCGAGAACGCCCGCGACCGGGGTGTCGCCGACCGGGTGAACTGGGTGCAGGCGGACGTGCCGACCTACTGCTTCCCGACCGATACGTACGACCTCGTGACGGTCAGTTTCTACCGGGCGGTCGACCGGTTCCCGGACCTGAAGGCGGCGCTCGCGCCCGGCGGCGTGCTGTTCGTGGAACACCACCTGCGGACCACCGACGAGATGGAGAGCGGCCCGAGCGGCGACCGCTACCGGTTCGGCGCGAACGAACTCCTCGGGGCGTGTGCGGACCTCACCGTCCTGCACTACGAGGAGGGTATCGAGCGGCGGGCGGACGGCCGCCGGGGGACAGTCGCCCGAATCGTCGCGCGCAACTCGACCGGCCAATCCCAGTCGTATCCGTCGGTTTCCCGTCCGAGTCGTGAGTGA
- a CDS encoding NADH:flavin oxidoreductase/NADH oxidase, whose product MTADLFTPLSLRETEVPNRVMVSPMCQYSCDARDGVATDWHFQHLASRAVGGAGLVMAEATAVEPRGRISPEDLGIWSDDHVPPLADIAAFVREQGSVPAIQLAHAGRKASTARPWEGRDPLQSDEGGWTAVGPTDDPYPYDGDAPPTRALSPADIADVTEAFADAARRAREAGFEVAEVHAAHGYLLHEFLSPVTNTRDDEYGGDFESRIRFPLEVVDAVRSVWPEDRPVFLRISATDWLPDRESWTVAQSIRFADRAADHGVDLVDVSGGGIHPDQQLPDAGPGYQVDYGHRVTDGVERDIAVGAVGGITTPEQADELVRNGRADLAVIGREHLRDPYFTLHAARKLGREDAVDVPPQYHRAF is encoded by the coding sequence ATGACAGCCGACCTCTTTACCCCCCTGTCGCTCCGCGAGACGGAGGTTCCGAACCGCGTGATGGTTTCCCCGATGTGCCAGTACTCCTGTGACGCCCGTGACGGCGTGGCGACCGACTGGCACTTCCAGCACCTCGCCAGCCGTGCCGTCGGCGGTGCCGGACTCGTGATGGCCGAGGCTACCGCCGTCGAACCCCGTGGCCGCATCTCGCCCGAGGACCTCGGCATCTGGAGTGACGACCACGTGCCGCCGCTGGCCGACATCGCCGCGTTCGTCCGCGAGCAGGGCAGCGTCCCCGCCATCCAACTCGCCCACGCCGGGCGAAAGGCCTCGACTGCCCGCCCGTGGGAGGGCCGCGACCCGCTCCAGTCCGACGAGGGCGGGTGGACCGCCGTCGGTCCGACCGACGACCCGTATCCCTACGACGGCGACGCGCCGCCGACGCGCGCGCTCTCGCCGGCCGACATCGCCGACGTGACCGAGGCGTTCGCCGACGCCGCCCGCCGCGCCCGTGAGGCCGGGTTCGAGGTGGCAGAGGTCCACGCCGCCCACGGGTACCTCCTCCACGAGTTCCTCTCGCCGGTGACGAACACCCGCGACGACGAGTACGGCGGCGACTTCGAGAGCCGAATCCGGTTCCCGCTCGAAGTCGTCGACGCGGTTCGGTCGGTGTGGCCCGAGGACAGGCCGGTCTTCCTGCGTATCTCCGCGACGGACTGGCTCCCGGACCGCGAGTCCTGGACCGTCGCCCAGTCCATCCGGTTCGCCGACCGGGCGGCCGACCACGGCGTCGACCTCGTGGACGTGAGCGGCGGGGGCATCCACCCCGACCAACAACTCCCCGACGCGGGCCCGGGGTATCAGGTCGACTACGGCCACCGCGTGACCGACGGCGTCGAGCGCGATATCGCGGTGGGGGCCGTCGGCGGCATCACCACCCCCGAACAGGCCGACGAACTGGTCCGCAACGGCCGCGCCGACCTCGCCGTCATCGGCCGCGAACACCTCCGCGACCCCTACTTTACGCTCCACGCCGCCCGCAAACTCGGCCGCGAGGACGCCGTCGACGTGCCGCCCCAGTACCACCGGGCGTTCTGA
- a CDS encoding DMT family transporter: protein MNPYALLGMAIVSEVLGTTALKLSEGFSRPLPSVGVLLGYGAAFYLVSLALEDLPVGLVYGTWAALGIVGIAAIGVVVFDEQLDAAALVGIGLILAGVYCVNVVSDMAAH from the coding sequence GTGAACCCGTATGCCCTCCTCGGGATGGCTATCGTCTCGGAAGTGCTCGGTACCACCGCCCTGAAGCTCTCGGAGGGGTTCTCGCGACCGCTCCCGAGCGTCGGGGTCCTCCTCGGCTACGGCGCGGCGTTCTACCTCGTCTCGCTGGCACTCGAGGACCTGCCGGTCGGCCTCGTCTACGGGACGTGGGCCGCCCTCGGTATCGTCGGTATCGCCGCAATCGGCGTCGTCGTCTTCGACGAGCAACTCGACGCGGCCGCCCTCGTCGGCATCGGCCTCATCCTCGCTGGCGTCTACTGCGTCAACGTCGTCTCGGACATGGCGGCCCACTGA
- a CDS encoding MBL fold metallo-hydrolase: MDYERHVFDQPLYGTVNVYRVGDTLLDTGHVRNRAAVADALDGGALAGVDRVVLTHPHVDHVGGSQTVPELADLPHTVFEGVPAILRDYADYLRAARDEMRTRTAGLDTDSTAVFDSYFPLDDYAEDAIDIDRVVGDGDTVRLGGYDCEVVHVPGHSAQQMGLYHDDSDTLFSADLVSTNGYFMYGPLHCDIGAYGDSLRRVRDRDPAVLVPGHGEVWDDAERRIADAIEKADRTVAAVRAVVTESDGAATAGTIAREVFGATDATLHFLTQVACEYLDHLADEGGVRVDYRDDGVFAREA, encoded by the coding sequence ATGGACTACGAGCGACACGTCTTCGACCAACCGCTCTACGGGACGGTCAACGTCTACCGCGTCGGGGACACGCTACTCGACACCGGCCACGTGCGCAACCGTGCCGCCGTCGCCGACGCCCTCGACGGCGGCGCGCTGGCGGGGGTCGACCGCGTCGTCCTCACCCACCCCCACGTCGACCACGTCGGCGGCAGTCAGACCGTCCCCGAACTTGCCGACCTGCCCCACACCGTCTTCGAGGGCGTCCCGGCTATCCTCCGCGACTACGCCGACTACCTCCGGGCGGCCCGCGACGAGATGCGAACCCGGACGGCGGGCCTCGACACGGACAGCACGGCAGTCTTCGACTCGTACTTCCCCCTCGACGACTACGCCGAGGACGCAATCGATATCGACCGCGTGGTCGGGGACGGCGACACCGTTCGGCTCGGCGGCTACGACTGTGAGGTGGTCCACGTCCCCGGCCACTCCGCACAGCAGATGGGGCTGTATCACGACGATTCGGACACGCTGTTCTCGGCCGACCTCGTCTCCACGAACGGCTACTTCATGTACGGACCGCTTCACTGTGACATCGGGGCGTACGGTGACTCGCTCCGCCGCGTTCGTGACCGCGACCCGGCCGTACTGGTGCCTGGCCACGGCGAGGTGTGGGACGACGCCGAGCGGCGAATCGCCGACGCCATCGAGAAGGCGGACCGTACCGTGGCGGCCGTTCGGGCAGTCGTGACCGAGAGCGACGGCGCGGCTACGGCAGGGACCATCGCCCGCGAGGTGTTCGGGGCGACTGACGCGACGCTCCACTTCCTCACACAGGTCGCCTGTGAGTACCTCGACCACCTCGCAGACGAGGGCGGGGTACGGGTCGACTACCGCGACGACGGCGTGTTCGCACGCGAGGCGTGA
- a CDS encoding DoxX family protein — protein sequence MNNMIRRGLRGAVFAVLLAVAVRPATAHVDYVTDGSGGDVSPAELAASVFGEPVNVALLVGGGVGLAAAVVAYLAFAPRVPDIEVMWRTLASYQPYLPWMLRLSVGLPLVGAGFAGYFFTPNVGVEARVLQVGLGFLLLFGLASRGAAVVGVAAYVGGLAVYGADMLLASEYIAGFLGILVLGSGQPSADGLLRRLAVTDGTLFSRVRPYHNLGQRAIQRVGLTKGFAPLFLRAAVGFNFVWLGVTQKWLQPGASLTVVAKYDLTSVVPVSPEMWVFAAGLGEVAVGCLLLAGLFTRGAAVAAFVLFTATLFGLPDDPVLAHVTLFGLSSAIMVTGAGPYSLDATVVPAVRERLRRAVEGAGETAEVAAADR from the coding sequence ATGAACAATATGATTCGACGCGGGCTTCGCGGCGCGGTGTTCGCGGTCCTCCTCGCCGTCGCCGTCCGTCCGGCGACGGCCCACGTGGATTACGTGACCGACGGGTCTGGCGGGGACGTATCGCCCGCGGAACTCGCCGCGAGCGTGTTCGGGGAGCCGGTGAACGTCGCCCTGCTCGTCGGCGGTGGGGTCGGACTGGCGGCGGCAGTCGTGGCGTACCTCGCGTTCGCGCCGCGGGTCCCGGACATCGAGGTCATGTGGCGGACGCTCGCCTCCTACCAGCCGTATCTCCCGTGGATGCTCCGGCTCTCGGTCGGCCTCCCGCTCGTGGGGGCCGGGTTCGCTGGCTACTTCTTCACGCCGAACGTCGGCGTCGAGGCGCGGGTCCTGCAGGTCGGACTGGGCTTTCTCCTGCTGTTCGGGCTGGCCAGTCGCGGGGCCGCCGTCGTCGGGGTGGCGGCGTACGTGGGGGGCCTCGCCGTCTACGGCGCGGACATGTTGCTGGCCAGCGAGTACATCGCGGGTTTTCTGGGGATTCTCGTCCTCGGGAGCGGACAACCGAGTGCCGACGGCCTGCTCCGCCGGCTGGCGGTCACCGACGGGACGCTGTTCAGCCGCGTGCGGCCATACCACAACCTCGGCCAGCGAGCAATCCAGCGGGTGGGCCTGACGAAGGGGTTCGCGCCGCTGTTCCTCCGTGCGGCGGTGGGGTTCAACTTCGTCTGGCTGGGCGTGACCCAGAAGTGGCTCCAGCCGGGCGCGTCGCTCACCGTCGTCGCCAAGTACGACCTGACGAGCGTCGTCCCCGTCAGTCCCGAGATGTGGGTGTTCGCCGCGGGACTCGGCGAAGTCGCCGTCGGCTGTCTGCTGTTGGCGGGCCTGTTCACGCGCGGCGCGGCCGTCGCCGCGTTCGTCCTGTTCACCGCCACGCTGTTCGGCCTCCCCGACGACCCGGTGCTGGCCCACGTCACGCTGTTCGGCCTCTCCTCGGCCATCATGGTGACGGGAGCCGGACCGTACTCGCTGGATGCGACCGTCGTCCCGGCCGTCCGCGAGCGACTCCGGCGGGCCGTCGAGGGGGCAGGCGAAACCGCCGAGGTGGCCGCCGCCGACCGCTGA
- a CDS encoding NADP-dependent oxidoreductase encodes MAPDTTCQWVLDSRPTGEPTMENFELTESPVPDPGPREVVVETRYLSVDPYMRGRMRDAESYADPWDVGQVMEARVVGDVLESNHPDFAAGDVVQGNLEWAEYSVADGDDLRSVDPELGPLSTALGVLGMPGRTAYFGTFDVAEPKPGDTMLVSAAAGAVGSVVGQLGKLAGARVVGVAGADEKTDWLTGELGFDDAINYATADDLSAAVGDACPDGVDVYFDNVGGPITDAAFDHLNVRARVAICGQISLYNAVEQPVGPRKLPKLIQTRARVEGLLVRDYTDRYREATERLAGWVDAGDVQYRETVTEGFEAIPEAFLGLFEGVNVGKQLVRLD; translated from the coding sequence ATGGCTCCCGACACGACCTGCCAGTGGGTCCTCGACAGCAGACCGACCGGCGAACCGACGATGGAGAACTTCGAACTCACCGAATCGCCCGTCCCCGACCCGGGGCCGCGCGAGGTGGTCGTTGAGACGCGGTACCTCTCGGTGGACCCGTACATGCGCGGCCGGATGCGCGACGCCGAATCCTACGCCGACCCGTGGGACGTTGGGCAGGTGATGGAGGCGCGCGTCGTCGGCGACGTACTGGAGTCGAACCACCCCGACTTCGCGGCGGGCGACGTGGTACAGGGCAACTTGGAGTGGGCCGAGTACAGCGTCGCCGACGGCGACGACCTGCGGTCCGTCGACCCCGAGTTGGGGCCGCTCTCGACAGCGTTGGGTGTCCTCGGGATGCCCGGCCGGACGGCCTACTTCGGCACGTTCGACGTGGCCGAGCCGAAACCGGGCGACACGATGCTCGTCTCGGCCGCCGCGGGGGCTGTCGGGTCCGTCGTCGGCCAGTTGGGCAAACTCGCGGGTGCGCGCGTGGTCGGCGTCGCCGGTGCCGACGAGAAGACCGACTGGCTGACCGGCGAACTGGGGTTCGACGACGCCATCAACTACGCGACGGCCGACGACCTGTCGGCGGCCGTCGGGGACGCGTGTCCCGACGGCGTGGACGTGTACTTCGACAACGTGGGCGGCCCGATAACCGACGCCGCCTTCGACCACCTGAACGTCCGCGCTCGCGTCGCCATCTGTGGCCAGATTTCGCTGTACAACGCCGTCGAGCAACCCGTCGGCCCGCGGAAACTCCCGAAACTCATCCAGACCCGCGCCCGTGTCGAGGGGTTGCTCGTCCGGGACTACACCGACCGCTACCGCGAGGCCACCGAACGCCTCGCCGGGTGGGTCGACGCGGGCGACGTGCAGTACCGCGAGACGGTGACGGAGGGCTTCGAGGCCATCCCCGAGGCGTTCCTCGGCCTGTTCGAGGGTGTCAACGTCGGCAAGCAACTGGTCCGATTGGACTGA
- a CDS encoding site-2 protease family protein, which produces MSPRTAVPADLPDPESLTDVFHVYEVEVEDGDVRYYGEPLGTQETVVRDLAPRFRNRGYRLRMSYETGEHVLVATERSTSVDGVPWLNVVLFFATVGTTLFAGAQWYGFPLRSDPLSVLAAWPFAASVLGVLAVHELGHYAFSRYHRVEATLPYFIPLPNPLGTLGAVIRMNDHIPSRTALFDIGVAGPLAGLGATVVVTAIGVSLPPVDTATVAGTTVATRLELGYPLLIQVIAAALGQPLQYSDPSLTVNPVVVGGWVGAFVTFLNLLPVGQLDGAHVARALFGDAIEYVQWAVPTALFSLAAYLFLFEDGRAATIWLLWGVIALVFGRVGSARPLDESPVDRRRQAVGLLTLVLGVLCFTPMPIIVTP; this is translated from the coding sequence ATGTCGCCGCGGACGGCAGTCCCGGCGGACCTCCCCGACCCGGAGTCGCTGACCGACGTGTTCCACGTCTACGAGGTGGAAGTCGAGGACGGGGACGTTCGCTACTACGGCGAACCGCTCGGCACCCAAGAGACGGTTGTCCGGGACCTCGCACCGCGCTTTCGCAACCGCGGGTACCGCCTCCGCATGAGTTACGAGACGGGCGAACACGTCCTCGTCGCCACGGAGCGGTCGACGAGCGTCGACGGGGTGCCGTGGCTCAACGTGGTCCTCTTCTTCGCAACCGTCGGGACCACCCTGTTCGCCGGAGCACAGTGGTACGGCTTCCCACTCCGCTCGGACCCGCTCTCGGTCCTCGCCGCGTGGCCGTTCGCCGCCTCCGTGCTGGGTGTGCTGGCGGTCCACGAACTCGGCCACTACGCGTTCAGTCGCTACCACCGCGTCGAGGCGACCCTGCCGTACTTCATCCCGCTCCCGAACCCGCTCGGGACGCTCGGGGCCGTCATCCGCATGAACGACCACATCCCGAGCCGGACGGCACTGTTCGACATCGGTGTCGCCGGGCCGCTGGCCGGACTCGGTGCGACAGTCGTCGTCACCGCCATCGGCGTCTCGCTGCCGCCCGTCGATACCGCCACTGTCGCCGGGACGACGGTGGCGACCCGGTTGGAACTGGGCTACCCACTGTTGATTCAGGTCATCGCGGCCGCGCTCGGCCAACCGCTCCAGTACAGCGACCCGTCGCTGACGGTCAACCCCGTCGTCGTCGGCGGATGGGTCGGCGCGTTCGTCACCTTCCTCAACCTCCTGCCGGTCGGCCAACTGGATGGCGCGCACGTCGCACGCGCGCTATTCGGGGACGCCATCGAGTACGTCCAGTGGGCCGTGCCCACCGCGCTCTTCTCGCTCGCGGCCTACTTGTTCCTGTTCGAGGACGGCCGCGCGGCGACTATCTGGCTCCTGTGGGGCGTCATCGCGCTGGTGTTCGGGCGCGTCGGCAGCGCGCGCCCCCTCGACGAGTCGCCCGTGGACCGCCGCCGACAGGCCGTCGGCCTGCTGACGTTGGTGCTGGGCGTCCTCTGTTTCACGCCGATGCCGATTATCGTCACGCCCTGA